Within Carassius gibelio isolate Cgi1373 ecotype wild population from Czech Republic chromosome A16, carGib1.2-hapl.c, whole genome shotgun sequence, the genomic segment CCACAATATCCCCGACGGATGCAGATTTTTCACGTTACTGATAAATTAATGCACCTTTTTCACCGGAGACGGTGTGTTTTGAGAGCACCTGCCCCGGTCCTAAGGTCTGACATCATCTCGGCTCCCGCTTGCCATCGAGATTTCTGAGGAATAATTGACAGGCAAAGAGGAAAGGACGATACCATTAATTATTCGTAGGGGGGACGCTACGCTACACTGCAGCGAGAATGAATAggctaaaaaaattataatcttgtCGTTTAAAATAACCATGGCATAAAGATGGCAAAGTAATGATTTTCTGgttattgattattaattattatatatgtttttttctacaAACGGATTAGTTTGATTCAACAAGTCAGAGAGGTGGGCCTCCTATGCACAATCTTCtgcaataaagaaaaatataatatatataattcagcTTGAAATGTCAGCACAAATCCCCATTGCGCACACAAATGTCTGTCCAGTCAGATTTCAAAATATGTCGCttcattaaaatgtgtaaataacGTTACTGCTGTTTGGTCAGTGTTGGGTATTTGGTCAGTAAGAGTGAAATCACAAATCTAACATATACAGTTGTTGTGGGTCTAATAAAAACTCACAAAATCATAGATGGTCGTTTTGTCAAAATGATAACAGTCAAACTGACCCTGAGAGTCTATGGTCCACCTTACATCTCAAAGATGGAGCTGGGACATTATCCACTTTTAACAGTTATACCAGGATttctatataaaattattatgatCAACACTGTTATGTTTCACAAATACTGACATTATCACATATTCTATGTATGCCTACGTTCTCTGGAATCGTTATCTAAATTAATCTACTTACACATTCATAAATCTAATACAATTTTCACTTAAATATCACTGCAATGTCAAAAAGAGATGTGGGTTAATTACATCAGTTTGTGAAACACATGAACCACTCAATCAAAATATGTTATCAGTTTGATAGAAATATACATATGTCATAACTGGAATTTAATTATCTataatatcaaattaatttaaatatcaatATCACATATACATTTACTCTTAGTGTACTGATTTATATAGATACATGgcttagtatatttttttatactttttaagcTTAATATATTAACTATCAtaaataatataagtaatataaaggtttattttgaactAAGCTcacttttcaaaatgaaagttacCGTGTCCTAAAACTGCCTACTAAGTATTCTAAACCAAtgtaaatatgaaaaagaaattaatactattaaaatactgtattttagtcATTGTTATAGTTATATCCAAGTTACTGAATATGAACATATTAATATGAACATACCCAAGCCTACTAGTAATCTTATGTTAATGaggaatacttttttttcaatctATTTGTAGAGTTTATGGGGGAATTGGAGAATAtggacttttattatgaaatagAACGAATTGCTCATTACAATCGTCACCTTCAAACACCGGAATTAACTAACAGAACGTTAAATAGCTCATACTGTAATTTACTGTCAGTTTATCCTCTGAAAGTTCGTGGAGtcgtttgttgtttttgtttctaaTACAAAATGGGAGCCTGTATGGCTTTGTGTTCTCTCGCGAGCTGTGTAAGTGTTCTGGTTTATTTTTCATGGTTTAGCTAACCGAGTTGCTACCCAACAGCGTCTCTAAACTGTTAACGTTAATTGTAacgaaaactaaataatataACATATGAATAAAGAAAATAACGTACTGGACGGCGatatgtaaatacaaaaaatgtgTGGTTTCGAAGAGTTTTAACATTACTCTGAAAAACAACAGCATACTGAGGTGTGCTCATATTTGCATTGAGATTAACGTTAGTTATAGATGATCCTCCATGGCTTCCTGACAAATAAAAACGATATTATTAACTGAACTATTTATATAAATTGTACAGCAATTATGCAGGGGATGATATTTCAACCAGCCAAGCTGGCTCTTAGGCTAATTGTTTATGTATAATGTAGTCTTTGGTGTGATTTGGTCTTTTTGTAAGTTATTTTCGATGTTATTTTATTTGAGATGATTTGCTCATAATCAGGTTATACAGGATTTCAGTTTTCGCAGTCAGTTTTTGTAATTGAGGATAACAATTAGGGTTAAACTGTAATGTCCCTTGGccataaacaagaaaaaaaaaaactgtaacgtACACATCAGTTTAATACTGAAATGTAAAAGTGAAGGTCTGACTTgtgtcaataattttttttaaaaaaaatccgaGCTGATCAACCACTCCCAGCATGAGTAAcgggtttaaaatgacatttatacaGTATGCATGACTGGATTTACAAGCGTCATTTCCTCATTGTTTCCTGCAACAAAACAAACCTTCTTCCTTCTGAGGTCATATACAAATTAGGCCATGAATGTCATGAAAATGAGAAGAATACAGTTACactttaaaggaattgttcaaagtggcctgaaaaaatatataacaataattagATCAAATGAAATTATACATTAGATTTACACACACTATAGGTTCTCATTATCAAAACCCTTTTTTTGTTGGGGGTGGGGGGTATATcttgtaacaaaaaaaatattatcggtgtgtgtgtgtgtgtgtgtgtaagtatataatatatataatataatatatatatatttattcttttgAAAAGTTCATGCTTTTATAGTTATTCAGAGTAaaagatgcattaatttgatctaaagtgacagtgaagacatattctttaaaaatatttatatttaaataaatgtcgttctattaaactttctattcattaaaggaCCCTGAACAAAATGTATTATGGTATTATGGTTTCCATAAAATTAGTAAGCACCAAATTCTTCAgcattgctaataataagaaatgagcatattagaatgatttctgaaggatcatgtgacacgaaAATATTTGTCTTTGTAGTCAAagaattaatatacattttgaaatatagtaAAATGCAAAACTTAAAATAGTtactttaaatgttaataatatttcaactttttaaaaagtttttgtcAATTAAATGCAATATCTGTGAGTGTAAGAGacctccaaaaaataaaaaaaaagaactcacAAACCCAAGCGCAATATATATCAAATTGTAGAATGTTCTGCAGATTCTTTTGTGAACTATGGCAATTTAACAATAAATGCTTGAACTGGTGATATAATTGCTCTTTCTCTTACTCACTCTGTTACAGGCCTCGTGTTTGTGTGGCTCCGCTCCATGTCTGCTCTGTGGCTGTTGTCCTTCTTCCAATAACTCCACGGTCACTCGGCTGCTCTTCTCTTTCTTCCTTCTGCTGGGGACACTGGTGTCTGTAATCATGATCTTGCCTGGCATGGAGACGCAGCTCCGCAAGGTGGGCCCACCATCAGTCTAAATTTGTCTCATTCGTGCTTTCATTGCagtgttttaattttctgtttttaatgtctCTTCAGATTCCCGGCTTTTGTCAAGGAGGAACCACAATACCAGGGATCGAGAACCATGTCAATTGTGATGTGATTGTAGGCTACAAATCAGTGTACCGCATGTGCTTTGCTATGGCAtgcttctttttccttttctctgcAATCATGATTCGTGTAAAGAGCAGTAAAGACCCTCGTGCTGCTATTCAGAACGGGTAAGccctttaatattatttatatactgttaaaTTATTATGCTACTACTATTGTAACATTTgctaaattaattgaaaatgaaattagctTGATTTTATCATTGACTGTCTCGTCAGGTTCTGGTTTTTCAAGTTTCTGATACTTGTTGGCATCACTGTCGGAGCCTTTTTCATTCCGGATGGAACATTTCATGATGGTACGTTTTGGGTTGAACTATTCTGTTAACAGCACAAAATAGAACAATTTCCATTTTCATATATTCTCATAGggaaataaaaaaaggcaatGACAACATGGCAAAGATGTTAAACTCTAAATGCAACAATAGTCATGATAATGTTATTTTGGGAAGCCGTTGTCATAACGCAGGGTTACATTTCAAGGGATGCAGAAAACACCTAGTCTCCTGCGGGGAAGAAGTCAATTACTTTTTAATGACTGTTTTGAGATGTGAGATGCATGGGAAAAGACCGTATTAAAAGTGGAATaggatgttatttttttatagcatATTACATTAGCAGTGAGAACATGTTGTTACTGCCTTGCCAGAATTCTCATGGTGTGGAATTAAAGATGCAGAACACGGGTGACTTCCAGAACAAGATcttgacattagcatgttgcaTTGTGAATTTAAGTATTAGAATATGGGCCCTCCAGagaagcatgttttattaagcCTAGTTATAAATATAGTTTAACgtgttcacccaaaaactaaaattcgtcctcttgtgttgttccaaacctgtgtaaatttcctttatatgttttttttctgtctgtacaATAAAAGTCGATGGTCTCTAGAAGAGTTTGattaccaaaatgtttttttaatatcttcGCTTGTGTTTCacttaaaaaaaggaaatgtcgCCACAGTAACAGACTACAGTGTAAAACTCCCTGACATATTCTAAAGATGCcgcgaactttaaatattttacatacttttgaaaatccagtgtttagttgatcctgataagtgctcgTCGTCACAATTGTAAACATGATGGTTTTCTTCTTTCTTGAGGGGGTTTGGCGCCGGGTGGAATGTTAAAGAACGCAACACACACGTCTCGCGGAAATCTTGTAGATTTCAACCAGTCCGATGACGACTTCATAAGGGGTTAAATAAGGGGTGTCAACTCACTTCCTGGAGGGCCATAGCCATGCAGAGTTTTGTCCCAGCCCTGCTTTTAATTAGGATTAATTCTGTTAATTTAGTTTGACATCCctgcattaaattgtttaatagttacaaaatatttatatttcagttaaacACCATTCTTTTAACTTAAAAACCATGATGTTGTATTGTTGTTAAGCAAACGTAACCAGTATAATACTGATGCATAACTTCTTTTTTAATCACAGTTTGGTTCTACTTTGGTATTGTGGGCTCCTTCATGTTCATCCTGATCCAGCTCATCCTCCTGATCGACTTTGCCCACTCCTGGAATGAGGTGTGGGTGAGGAATGCTGAGGAAGGCAACAGCAAGTGTTGGTTCTCAGGTACATAGAGAGCACATACACTGCAAGACATCCTGTTCATCACAATAGTCTTGCAAGCAAGTGTGTCCCAATCCACTCTTTTCAGAAAAAGAAACTATGAGACTATTTTCTATGCCTACAGGTTTGCTGTTCTTCACTATCCTGCATTACGCCCTGGCCTTTGCTGCAATTGTGCTGTTTTATCTCTACTATACCAAACCCGACAACTGCGCCGAACACAAGTTCTTCATCAGCTTCAACCTTATTCTCTGCGTCATCATATCTGTGGTTTCCATTCTGCCTAAAGTGCAGGTAAAAGGAAAGTACTAAAgcataaaactattttaatcaGCAATATTGATAAAAGACCACCATATTAAGCAGCATTAAGTCCTTCAACGTAAAGCACCAAACTGTTTCAAGATATGCGATTGCCTCAGCACACAAATCCTGACATGAATGCTGATTTATAATAATGTGCATAAGAAACAAGCCTCTCCGTTGTACTAAAGGTCATCTACTGTTGACATTACCCTCCAGCTTTTGTCTTTGTAAGGAAACTTCTTTGTTTCCTTCTTTGCATACAGAATATCAATGCTGGCCTGCCACGACAGACAAGCTTTCTTCACTGTGCGAGCCATTATGAAAATCTGCAGTTTATATTCAGTTGTTTCTTACAAGGGCAGACCAAATCGGATGTATGCATTACTAAATATGTtgctatttttgtgtgtgtttgtaggatgCCTCGCCTCAGTCTGGTCTGCTTCAGTCCTCTATTATTACTATGTACACGATGTACGTCACCTGGTCCGCCATGACCAACAACCCTAGTAAGTCACATGCAAAAAAACCTCAGTAAATATTTACtgtctgactttttttcctttttttattttattttatgagctTTCCTTTTGTTCCTACTCAGGTTGATGCATTTTTTGGTGAGTTGTGTGGTTTCATGCAAACCAGCTGCTCAACCTTTATAGTCTCCTGATGCTTGTTACTGAAAGAAGCCAAATTACCTATTAGAATCCAGATTTTAAATTTAACCCACTAGCTCCACATTCTGTTATGGTCTAGTAAGTATACCTATTAGCAACCTAgataagtttaaaaaaattattagctCATGACTAGGTGTTTGATCGTAGTCTTTATTAGAGAAGTAAGTGATTAATTGTTGTAGttgtattatattttgtttctGTATGTTCACTATGTTCAAACCTTTTGTTTGTCTGGCTCCACCCATAGATCGTGAGTGTAACCCTAGTTTGCTCAGCCTGGTGTCCAATATCAGCACATCTGAAGCCATGCCCACAAGCTCCCCTGGGATGGTGCAATGGTGGGATGCTCAAGGCATTGTAGGACTGGTGATCTTCCTCTTCTGCACCTTTTATGCCAGGTACATCAAGCTAAAACATCTTTGAACATGACTTTGGTTTCTTTAATTGAGATCTTGTTACTATCAGTGTTATTAAAATGTATGAAGACCATCTATTACTACATCAGCTACTGTAGTTAACTGTTGTTTTCCATGCTGATTcattttacattacaatttaaCATTTGTATCCAGCTGCACAGAGAcatggttgattgattgattagtgGTGTCAGATGCTGACACCTGAAGGCAGGGTCCAAAATTATAATTTGCCAAGCAGCAACTGTGAGTTCAGTTTGGCCTCAGCAAGTAGACGGAAAAGAGTTACTCGCTCATTAAATGGTAGCTTTGACCTTTAACATGGTTAGTGTCTtatatgtgttattttattaattgtgctTCTTAAGATCTTAAACATTTATATTCAGTTTGTCAACATTTTTCATCTTTTCTGACTCctaaagtttttaataaaaaaaatttctaaagTTTTTGCAGGTTAAAATCAGATTTCGAATcctatttttcttcattttcattcagacttttgaatggcacttatatacagtattgttcaaaataatagcagtacaatgtgactaaccagaataatcaaggtttttcgtatatttttttattgctacgtggcaaacaagttaccagtaggttcagtagattctcagaaaacaaatgagacccagcattcatgatatgcacgctcttaaggctgtgcaattgggcaattagttgaattagttgaaaggggtgtgttcaaaaaaatagcagtgtggcattcaatcactgaggtcatcaattttgtgaagaaacaggtgtgaatcaggtggcccctatttaaggatgaagccaacacttgttgaacatgcatttgaaagctgaggaaaatgggtcgttcaagacattgttcagaagaacagcgtactttgattaaaaagttgattagagaggggaaaacctataaagaggtgcaaaaaatgataggctgttcagctaaaatgatctccaatgccttaaaatggagagcaaaaccagagagacgtggaagaaaacggaagacaaccatcaaaatggatagaagaataaccagaatggcaaaggctcagccaatgatcacctccaggatgatcaaagacagtctggagttacctgtaagtactgtgacagttagaagacgtctgtgtgaagctaatctattttcaagaatcccccgcaaagtccctctgttaaaaaaaaaggcatgtgcagaagaggttacaatttgccaaagaacacatcaactggcctaaagagaaatggaggaacattttgtggactgatgagagtaaaattgttctttttgggtccaagggccacaggcagtttgtgagacgacccccaaactctgaattcaagccacagtacacagtgaagacagtgaagcatggaggtgcaagcatcatgatatgggcatgtttctcctactatggtgttgggcctatttatcgcataccagggatcatggatcagtttgcatatgttaaaatacttgaagaggtcatgttgccctatgctgaagaggacatgcccttgaaatggttgtttcaacaagacaatgacccaaaacacactagtaaacgggcaaagtcttggttccaaaccaacaaaattaatgttatggagtggccagcccaatctccagaccttaatccaattgagaacttgtggggtgatatcaaaaatgctgtttctgaagcaaaaccaagaaatgtgaatgaattgtggaatgttgttaaagaatcatggagtggaataacagctgagaggtgccacaagttggttgactccatgccacccagatgtcaagcagttttaaaaaactgtggtcatacaactaaatattagtttagtgattcacaggattgctaaatcccagaaaaaattttttttgtacaaaatagttttgagtttgtacagtcaaaggtagacactgctatttttttgaacacacccctttcaactaattgcccaattgcacagccttaagagcgtgcatatcatgaatgctgtgcctcttttgttttctgacaatctactgaacctactggtaacttgtttgccacgtagcaataaaaaatatactaaaaaccttgattattctggttagtcacattgtactgctattattttgaacaatactgtatatatatgaaaaacaaggctgcatttatttgattaaaaacccAATTAAACAGTACTATTGTGAGATTTTGTTTCAATGTAAAATAGATTTTCTCTTTATATAtaagttaaaatgtaaattaatccTTTGATGTAGTggtatgattctttctagaggttcgttcattttcagttctttcaccaaaatgattcgttcagaatcgttcaatGATTCGTTCAGTTATCATTTCTACGTATTACACAGAATATGCCAGCAGGAGGcaaaaaaagagt encodes:
- the LOC128030999 gene encoding serine incorporator 1 — protein: MGACMALCSLASCASCLCGSAPCLLCGCCPSSNNSTVTRLLFSFFLLLGTLVSVIMILPGMETQLRKIPGFCQGGTTIPGIENHVNCDVIVGYKSVYRMCFAMACFFFLFSAIMIRVKSSKDPRAAIQNGFWFFKFLILVGITVGAFFIPDGTFHDVWFYFGIVGSFMFILIQLILLIDFAHSWNEVWVRNAEEGNSKCWFSGLLFFTILHYALAFAAIVLFYLYYTKPDNCAEHKFFISFNLILCVIISVVSILPKVQDASPQSGLLQSSIITMYTMYVTWSAMTNNPNRECNPSLLSLVSNISTSEAMPTSSPGMVQWWDAQGIVGLVIFLFCTFYASIRSSSNAQVNRLMQTEEGKGTVGGEEMGEDGLRRVVDNEEDGVTYNYSFFHFHLLLASLYIMMTLTNWYKPDTNTQAMQSTMPAVWVKISSSWLGLGLYLWTLVAPVILPNRDFN